The following proteins are encoded in a genomic region of Egibacteraceae bacterium:
- a CDS encoding polyphenol oxidase family protein — MRQAVAEVVPGTRRLPEDPAVRLAFSDRSAGNVSLQVGGGDVARARGGLAARVGVPPAHAVYMEQVHGAGVAEVGTRDRGRGLHRPGEAVRGVDALVTRDVGVALVVLVADCVPVLVVDPGRAVAAVHAGRRGIAEGVVPACVETIGEDPAHLVAVLGPAIGPCCYEVPAELADAVAEVVPVARAQTRWGSPSLDLHAAVVDQLARAGVGTVRATAGCTRCRGDRWFSHRGDAPADRGRQAGIVCRLGAPQARGRLTGSGTGGA; from the coding sequence GTGAGGCAAGCGGTCGCCGAGGTCGTCCCGGGCACGCGGCGCCTGCCCGAGGATCCGGCTGTGCGGTTGGCGTTCTCCGACCGGTCAGCGGGCAACGTGTCCCTGCAGGTCGGCGGGGGCGACGTCGCAAGGGCACGCGGCGGGCTGGCCGCACGGGTCGGCGTGCCCCCAGCCCACGCCGTGTACATGGAGCAGGTGCACGGGGCGGGGGTCGCCGAGGTCGGCACCCGCGACCGGGGCCGGGGGCTGCATCGTCCCGGGGAAGCGGTCCGCGGGGTCGACGCGCTGGTCACCCGGGACGTCGGCGTGGCACTGGTCGTGCTCGTGGCCGACTGCGTGCCCGTGCTCGTGGTCGATCCCGGCCGTGCGGTGGCGGCGGTGCACGCCGGTCGTCGCGGTATCGCGGAGGGGGTGGTGCCTGCTTGCGTCGAGACCATCGGCGAGGACCCCGCGCACCTGGTCGCCGTGCTCGGTCCAGCGATCGGCCCATGCTGCTACGAGGTGCCCGCTGAGCTGGCAGATGCGGTCGCCGAGGTGGTCCCGGTGGCCCGTGCGCAGACCCGGTGGGGGAGCCCCTCGCTCGACCTTCACGCTGCGGTCGTCGATCAGCTGGCCCGTGCCGGCGTCGGGACCGTGCGGGCGACCGCCGGCTGCACCCGTTGCCGTGGTGACCGCTGGTTCAGCCACCGGGGGGACGCGCCGGCAGATCGTGGACGCCAGGCCGGGATCGTGTGTCGCCTCGGCGCGCCGCAGGCACGGGGGCGCCTGACCGGTTCCGGTACCGGGGGTGCCTAG